The proteins below come from a single Ictidomys tridecemlineatus isolate mIctTri1 chromosome 8, mIctTri1.hap1, whole genome shotgun sequence genomic window:
- the LOC144365777 gene encoding uncharacterized protein LOC144365777: MLLLLPPVGYLKYRNDSKFSYSDPKTSDLAPTDCLSTLRPSSRSTCRSGRQDRVPPLGCERTAPCRPRSLEGARAKGRSRFPRILDRARPSAEPGTGCRTRLRGRPRREGLGADRVLERECGARLVAGQSSFSLGGHRSETASVNTPPCSSASWAMLRRWPPRGRGTRRGEPISCQASGGDAQGRLETHKERSGRRRRKGAANLGPQLLTALAPATAAGCWSEAAETMRWAWPGAPQSTGRPRSLGPKLTVSRLAQPPPGEGAPPRSGGGRRKSVRGRRAWQLASREKFAAPPRGGAGRRGAARPSRPRSPPVTF, translated from the exons ACATCAGACCTCGCTCCCACAGACTGTCTCTCCACTTTGCGACCCAGCAGCCGCTCGACTTGTCGCTCTGGGCGCCAGGATCGAGTCCCACCACTGGGCTGTGAGCG AACTGCCCCCTGTAGGCCGAGATCATTGGAGGGCGCTAGAGCCAAGGGGCGGAGCAGGTTCCCCAGGATTCTTGACCGAGCGCGCCCGTCCGCGGAGCCGGGCACTGGGTGCCGGACCAGGCTGCGAGGGCGGCCGCGAAGGGAGGGTCTCGGCGCCGACCGGGTCTTGGAGAGGGAGTGCGGAGCTAGACTGGTCGCAGGCCAGTCTTCGTTTTCCCTCGGCGGCCACCGCTCCGAGACAGCATCTGTCAAcactcctccctgctcctccgcCAGCTGGGCCATGCTTCGCCGGTGGCCGCCGAGGGGACGCGGGACCCGGCGTGGTGAGCCCATCAGCTGTCAGGCGAGCGGCGGAGATGCCCAAGGACGGCTAGAGACACACAAAGAACGCAGTGGGCGGCGACGGCGAAAAGGGGCGGCAAATTTGGGACCGCAACTCCTCACTGCTCTTGCTCCTGCCACTGCCGCTGGGTGTTGGTCCGAAGCTGCGGAGACAATGCGCTGGGCTTGGCCCGGCGCGCCTCAGAGTACCGGGCGCCCGCGTTCCCTCGGCCCCAAACTGACGGTCTCTCGGCTCGCCCAGCCCCCTCCCGGGGAAGGGGCGCCCCCTCGCTCCGGCGGCGGGCGAAGGAAGTCGGTCCGCGGCCGCCGAGCTTGGCAACTTGCGAGCCGGGAAAAGTTTGCGGCGCCTCCGCGGGGCGGCGCGGGGCGGCGCGGCGCGGCCCGCCCCTCGCGTCCGCGGTCACCGCCGGTGACTTTCTAG